A genomic stretch from Erigeron canadensis isolate Cc75 chromosome 9, C_canadensis_v1, whole genome shotgun sequence includes:
- the LOC122582912 gene encoding uncharacterized protein At5g03900, chloroplastic-like: MASISTCFKITLKPYYHYTLNLPAKSTIKLQNHHISRTTKSLKLTSKQSYYITNVRNFCTEIRASFDVEDRVSYGRIIESDKLATDVRKRTMEAVDSYGRRVTVGDVASKAGIKLTEAQKALQAIAADTNGFLQVSDKGDVLYVFTKDYRSKLAARSLWIRTEPYLEKTKSVAEYLVRVTFGTALIASILIVFTAIIAILTSCSDKDDRKRSRGISFGSLLDLYPSRSELFWYWDPYYHRRQRDRYGNSGMSFIEPVFSFVFGDGDPNESIEEARWKLIGQYIGSNGGVVTAEELTPYLDVETAQRTDDDSYILPVLLRFNGQPQVDEEGNILYRFPSLQRTAASERDKKKELGRQFSERVGGTNFIKEKKWTFSKISDSEMTVVGGLGGLNLFGVIVLGAMLKDLTITEPNGFISFVIKIFPLLQIYAASFFVIPLVRWYFIRKTNVEIEKRNRARELRARALELADVSLRRKILSARNMSERTVIGDDQIVYTTEKDVLEQEYDSQEWDRRFMDIKKFD, translated from the exons atggcatCAATTTCAACATGCTTCAAAATCACACTTAAACCCTACTATCACTACACTTTAAACCTTCCCGCCAAATCAACAATTAAGCTTCAAAATCACCACATTTCTCGGACCACTAAATCTCTGAAACTAACATCCAAACAGTCTTATTATATAACTAATGTTAGGAATTTCTGTACGGAAATTAGGGCTAGTTTTGATGTGGAAGATAGGGTTAGTTACGGGAGGATAATCGAGAGCGATAAGTTAGCGACGGATGTACGGAAACGGACGATGGAAGCTGTAGATAGTTATGGAAGGAGAGTGACTGTTGGTGACGTGGCAAGTAAGGCTGGGATTAAGTTGACTGAAGCTCAGAAAGCCTTACAGGCAATTGCTGCTGATACTAATGGCTTTTTAcag GTTTCAGATAAAGGTGATGTTCTTTATGTGTTTACAAAAGATTATCGTTCAAAGCTTGCAGCTAGGTCACTTTGGATAAGAACAGAGCCTTATCTTGAGAAGACAAAG TCTGTTGCTGAATACTTGGTCAGAGTTACCTTTGGAACAGCATTAATTGCTTCCATTCTTATTGTTTTTACTGCAATCATTGCTATTCTCACAAGTTGTAG TGATAAAGATGATCGGAAGAGAAGCAGAGGAATTTCTTTTGGTTCACTACTCGATTTGTATCCTAGTCGATCTGAGTTGTTCTG GTATTGGGATCCATATTATCATCGAAGGCAGCGAGATCGATATGGAAATAGTGGAATGAGTTTCATTGAACCT GTCTTTTCTTTTGTGTTTGGTGATGGTGATCCAAATGAAAGTATTGAAGAAGCAAGGTGGAAGCTG ATTGGTCAGTACATTGGATCAAATGGCGGTGTTGTTACAGCAGAGGAACTTACTCCATATCTTGATGTAGAAACTGCACAGAGGACG GATGATGACTCATACATATTACCTGTTCTTCTGCGTTTCAATGGTCAACCACAAGTGGATGAAGAG GGGAATATCTTGTATCGCTTTCCATCACTTCAACGTACAGCTGCTTCGGAGAGGGATAAAAAGAAAGAGTTGGGTAGACAGTTTAGTGAACGGGTTGGAGGCACTAATTtcataaaggaaaaaaaatggaCTTTCAG CAAAATTAGCGATTCAGAGATGACTGTGGTTGGTGGTTTGGGCGGACTTAATCTCTTTGGGGTGATTGTTCTTGGTGCCATGCTAAA GGATTTGACGATCACCGAACCAAACGGATTCATTTCATTTGTAATTAAAATCTTCCCTCTTCTTCAG ATCTATGCTGCCTCCTTTTTTGTTATACCTTTGGTACGATGGTATTTTATTCGAAAAACAAATGTTGAAATAGAAAAGCGGAACAGAGCTAGAGAGCTGCGTGCAAGAGCACTTGAATTGGCAGATGTCTCTCTCAGGCGAAAG ATTCTCAGTGCTCGAAACATGTCTGAGAGGACTGTAATTGGCGATGATCAGATTGTTTACACTACTGAAAAAGACGTTCTTGAACAAGAGTATGATTCACAGGAGTGGGATAGGAGATTCATGGATATCAAGAAATTTGATTGA